From the genome of Cygnus atratus isolate AKBS03 ecotype Queensland, Australia unplaced genomic scaffold, CAtr_DNAZoo_HiC_assembly HiC_scaffold_156, whole genome shotgun sequence, one region includes:
- the LOC126913674 gene encoding inositol 1,4,5-trisphosphate receptor-interacting protein-like 1: protein RENDTVYRLLMPMTAPRGHSFHLELGNEDDMLARNSSIRVELECTCAREQAFEDMLCFLHHSEDELKNQEPSLLDTLCTDSYLDAEKTARWFQNFVKTAWVVMPQSHIYNVKVLPSSRSCKFQMTNATKRNLTIEIIFGVQQGNSDIFLSSQRTEAIFTRSTTWPQSCAVAERKFFQHINAEAWFYSLHLKCMQICARMLVGTSISTYVIKTVVMHLLTTISLEMWHREDFLLRLDDIIRYLHCCLEEKRLNHFFFGNEMVPDVIVLPPAFQFSGPVNLFEHLEQDTHAYTHALEEFQELRNRLTRLMIYGR from the coding sequence CGTGAGAATGACACTGTCTACCGCCTACTTATGCCCATGACGGCCCCCCGTGGGCACTCCTTCCACCTGGAGCTGGGCAATGAGGACGATATGCTGGCGAGGAACTCCTCTATCCGTGTCGAGCTGGAGTGCACGTGCGCGAGGGAGCAGGCCTTTGAGgacatgctgtgcttcctccaccaTTCTGAGGATGAGCTGAAAAATCAGGAGCCGAGCCTCCTAGACACCCTCTGCACCGACTCCTACCTAGATGCGGAGAAGACTGCAAGGTGGTTCCAGAACTTCGTGAAAACAGCCTGGGTGGTTATGCCTCAGTCGCACATTTACAATGTAAAAGTGCTACCTTCCAGCCGCTCCTGCAAGTTCCAGATGACAAATGCTACCAAGAGAAACCTCACCATTGAGATAATATTTGGGGTTCAGCAAGGCAATTCAGACATCTTCCTGAGCAGCCAGAGGACGGAGGCCATCTTTACCCGCAGCACAACATggccacagagctgtgctgttgCAGAGAGGAAGTTCTTCCAGCACATAAACGCCGAAGCCTGGTTCTACAGCTTACACCTCAAGTGCATGCAGATCTGCGCCCGTATGCTGGTGGGCACAAGCATTTCCACTTATGTCATCAAGACTGTTGTCATGCACCTCCTGACCACCATCTCCTTGGAAATGTGGCACAGGGAGGATTTTCTGCTGCGGCTGGATGATATCATTCGGTACCTGCACTGCTGCCTGGAAGAGAAACGCCTCAACCACTTCTTCTTTGGCAACGAGATGGTGCCCGATGTGATTGTCCTGCCACCAGCCTTCCAATTTTCTGGCCCAGTCAACCTTTTCGAGCACCTGGAGCAGGACACGCATGCCTACACCCACGCGCTGGAAGAGTTCCAGGAGCTGCGCAATCGGCTCACAAGACTGATGATCTATGGACGCTGA